In Equus quagga isolate Etosha38 unplaced genomic scaffold, UCLA_HA_Equagga_1.0 134607_RagTag, whole genome shotgun sequence, a single genomic region encodes these proteins:
- the LOC124232861 gene encoding olfactory receptor 8G1-like, producing MALGNHSTVTEFILAGLTEEPELQVPLLLLFLGIYVVTVMGNLGMITLIGLSSHLHTPMYYFLSSLSFTDLCHSTVITPKMLVNFVTEKNVISYPQCMTQLYFFLVFAISECYMLAAMAYDRYVAICSPLLYNVIMSHQVCFSLILGVYIIGLICAFAHTGCMLRVNFCKFYVINHYFCDLLPLLKLSCSSTDVNELLILCVGTFNIFAPSLTILSSYIFIISSILHIHSTEGRSKAFSTCSSHMLAVLLFFGSAAFMYLQPSSVGSMDQGKVSSVFYTIVVPMLNPLIYSLRNKDVNVVLKKMLKSRIF from the coding sequence ATGGCATTAGGAAATCATTCCACAGTGACTGAGTTCATCCTCGCTGGACTAACAGAAGAGCCAGAACTCCAGGTGCCCTTACTCCTCCTCTTCCTAGGAATCTATGTGGTTACAGTGATGGGGAACCTGGGCATGATCACACTGATAGGGCTCAGTTCTCACCTGCACACCCCTATGTACTATTTCCTCAGCAGCTTGTCCTTCACTGATCTCTGCCATTCTACTGTCATTACCCCCAAAATGCTGGTGAACTTTGTGACAGAGAAGAACGTCATCTCCTACCCTCAATGCATGACTCAGctctatttcttccttgtttttgctATTTCAGAATGCTACATGTTAGCTGCAATGGCATATGACCGCTATGTTGCCATCTGTAGCCCCTTGCTTTACAATGTCATCATGTCCCATCAGGTCTGTTTCTCCCTGATTTTAGGGGTGTATATTATAGGCCTGATTTGTGCATTTGCTCATACAGGCTGCATGTTAAGGGTTAATTTCTGCAAATTTTATGTGATCAACCATTATTTCTGTGATCTTCTTCCCCTCCTGAAGCTCTCATGCTCTAGTACCGATGTCAATGAATTACTGATACTGTGTGTTGGTACATTTAATATCTTTGCCCCTAGCCTGACCATCCTTAGCTCCTACATCTTCATCATTTCCAGCATCCTCCACATTCACTCCACTGAGGGCAGGTCCAAAGCCTTCAGCACTTGCAGCTCCCACATGTTGgcagttttgctcttttttggaTCTGCTGCTTTCATGTACCTGCAGCCATCATCAGTTGGCTCCATGGATCAAGGAAAAGTGTCCTCTGTGTTTTATACTATTGTTGTGCCGATGCTGAACCCACTGATCTACAGTCTGAGGAATAAAGATGTTAATGTTGTGCTGAAGAAAATGCTAAAGAGCAGAATATTCTAG